One genomic window of Caldivirga maquilingensis IC-167 includes the following:
- a CDS encoding sulfurtransferase: MMSYAHPEVLVDTEWMRKHLNDPKVRVVEVDYDPNTAYFAWHLPGAALLTWKDHIRHPVRRDFVEPDQFAKYMEERGISNDTTVILYGDYNNWFAAYAFWLFKVYGHEDVRLLNGGRTKWAKENGPTCSGHQEPHYYKDVGARYTVKKVDWGGHRVYLWEILNRLNKGEIGKSLALVDVRSPREYTGEITAPPEYPNEHAQVGGHIPGAINIPWSLAVNPDTGEFKPVEELRRLYSQYGITPDKEVITYCRIAERASHTWFVLKYLLGYPAVRVYDGSWAEWGNAVGAPVKKGNEP; this comes from the coding sequence ATTATGAGCTATGCGCATCCCGAGGTGCTTGTGGATACTGAGTGGATGAGGAAGCACTTAAATGACCCAAAGGTTAGAGTTGTGGAGGTTGACTATGATCCGAACACCGCATACTTTGCATGGCACTTGCCGGGTGCTGCATTATTGACATGGAAGGATCATATTAGGCATCCAGTGAGAAGGGATTTCGTTGAACCTGATCAATTCGCAAAGTACATGGAGGAGAGGGGCATATCTAATGATACTACTGTTATACTTTACGGTGACTATAATAACTGGTTCGCAGCCTACGCCTTCTGGCTCTTCAAGGTTTATGGACATGAGGACGTTAGGTTACTGAATGGTGGGCGTACCAAGTGGGCTAAGGAGAATGGGCCCACATGCAGTGGTCACCAGGAGCCGCATTATTACAAGGATGTTGGGGCCAGGTACACGGTTAAGAAGGTTGACTGGGGTGGACATAGGGTTTACCTATGGGAGATATTGAATAGACTCAACAAGGGTGAGATTGGTAAAAGTCTAGCGCTTGTCGATGTTAGGTCGCCTAGAGAGTACACTGGTGAGATAACGGCACCACCAGAATACCCTAATGAGCATGCTCAGGTGGGTGGGCACATACCAGGTGCCATCAATATTCCCTGGAGCCTAGCCGTGAACCCAGACACTGGTGAGTTTAAACCCGTTGAGGAATTAAGGAGACTTTACAGCCAGTATGGAATAACACCAGATAAGGAGGTAATAACCTACTGCAGGATTGCGGAAAGAGCCTCCCACACATGGTTCGTACTCAAGTACCTACTTGGTTACCCAGCTGTTAGGGTTTATGACGGCTCTTGGGCCGAGTGGGGTAATGCTGTTGGTGCACCAGTTAAGAAGGGTAATGAACCTTAA
- a CDS encoding sulfurtransferase, with amino-acid sequence MIRIINLNQIKDAVEDYLLLDARPYIDYMSKGHIPGAVNAQVSRIMDVITGAIKPIGELNAVFKQWGIDEDKPILIYDEYDGQLGARLAWTLDYCGHDKVFLVREFFSTYANSGGQLSYKLEKATHEGNFKCRPNEGVRATAEYVLSTLNSALIIDARSPEEFIGGNPEVPRPGHIPNAVNIPWLELLDPDGYRIVDLGLSRDKEIIVYCDYGLRASVVYSVLRHFNYKVRLYEKGYMEWGSNPNLPVVSG; translated from the coding sequence ATGATAAGAATAATAAACCTAAATCAAATTAAGGATGCTGTTGAGGATTATTTGCTACTTGACGCAAGACCATACATTGACTACATGAGTAAGGGCCACATACCTGGAGCAGTTAACGCTCAGGTTAGTAGGATTATGGATGTAATAACGGGAGCCATTAAACCTATTGGTGAATTGAATGCAGTATTTAAACAATGGGGTATTGATGAGGATAAGCCCATACTCATATATGATGAGTATGATGGGCAATTAGGGGCTAGACTTGCATGGACCCTTGATTACTGTGGTCATGATAAAGTATTCCTGGTCAGGGAGTTCTTCAGTACCTATGCCAATTCAGGTGGGCAATTATCCTATAAATTGGAGAAGGCCACCCATGAGGGTAATTTTAAGTGCAGACCCAATGAGGGAGTTAGGGCCACTGCTGAATACGTGCTCTCTACATTAAACAGTGCCCTAATCATAGATGCTAGGAGCCCCGAGGAATTCATAGGAGGTAACCCTGAGGTGCCGAGACCTGGTCACATACCTAATGCAGTCAATATCCCATGGCTTGAATTACTGGACCCTGATGGATACAGGATTGTGGATTTAGGGCTTAGTAGGGATAAGGAGATTATCGTCTACTGTGACTATGGCTTGAGGGCATCGGTGGTATACTCCGTGCTTAGGCACTTTAACTATAAGGTTAGGCTTTATGAAAAGGGTTACATGGAGTGGGGTTCTAATCCAAATCTACCTGTAGTTAGTGGCTAA
- a CDS encoding cobalamin-independent methionine synthase II family protein, translating to MSDLFATSVVGSWPRPRWLLDALKRRNKGELSIDDFNKIADEAVLLAIKYQEDAGIDVITDGEQRRDNFYSFVVDKLNGVKLMSAAELLDYVENKEMFENVLRAQDVPSTSIRNPVAVDKVSLKRPLVSDEALFLKEHTRSRIKVTIPGPYLLTRSMWVKALSGGVYPTRYDLAKDITKILREEIIRLRDLGVDFIQLDEPTLMEVLYGKYGVGSTFMCAVLAARMDPTEELEFAVNLINETIKGIDGVRLGIHVCRGNWTKNEKALLSGDYRPLLPYLMETKVKQLVLEFSTPRAGDVDVLRDYANEKEIGLGVVNPRSDVVESEDFVIERVKRVIKFQDAGKVWLNPDCGFGTFAEVPLVNSEIAYRKLRIMVNAAKKLRQEFTGK from the coding sequence ATGAGTGATTTATTTGCAACATCAGTAGTAGGTAGTTGGCCGAGGCCAAGGTGGTTATTGGATGCGCTTAAACGCAGGAATAAGGGTGAGTTAAGCATTGATGATTTTAATAAGATCGCCGATGAGGCTGTGCTTCTTGCCATTAAGTACCAGGAGGATGCTGGTATTGATGTGATTACTGATGGTGAACAGAGACGCGACAACTTCTACTCATTCGTCGTTGATAAGCTTAATGGTGTTAAGTTAATGAGTGCAGCAGAGTTACTGGATTACGTTGAGAATAAGGAGATGTTTGAGAACGTGCTAAGGGCCCAGGACGTGCCATCTACTTCAATAAGGAACCCGGTGGCTGTGGATAAGGTGAGTTTAAAGAGGCCCCTTGTCTCAGATGAAGCATTGTTCCTCAAGGAGCATACTAGAAGTCGTATTAAAGTGACTATACCGGGACCGTACTTACTCACGAGATCCATGTGGGTTAAGGCATTGTCAGGGGGAGTTTACCCAACTAGGTATGATTTAGCCAAGGATATTACTAAGATACTTAGGGAAGAGATTATTAGGCTTAGGGATTTAGGCGTGGATTTCATTCAACTGGATGAACCAACACTAATGGAGGTGCTTTACGGCAAGTATGGTGTTGGCTCAACATTCATGTGTGCAGTGCTTGCTGCTAGAATGGATCCAACCGAGGAGTTGGAGTTCGCTGTAAACTTGATAAACGAGACCATTAAGGGTATTGATGGTGTTAGATTAGGTATCCACGTGTGTAGGGGTAATTGGACTAAGAATGAGAAGGCTTTATTAAGCGGTGACTATAGGCCATTGTTACCATACCTCATGGAAACTAAGGTAAAGCAGTTGGTTCTTGAATTCTCAACACCAAGGGCTGGTGACGTGGATGTTTTAAGGGATTACGCCAATGAGAAGGAGATTGGCCTTGGCGTCGTTAATCCTAGGAGTGATGTTGTGGAAAGCGAGGATTTTGTAATTGAAAGGGTTAAAAGAGTCATTAAGTTCCAGGATGCAGGTAAGGTGTGGTTAAACCCAGACTGCGGTTTCGGAACCTTTGCAGAGGTTCCACTGGTTAATTCGGAGATTGCCTATAGGAAGCTGAGAATTATGGTTAATGCAGCCAAGAAACTGAGGCAAGAGTTTACGGGCAAGTAG
- a CDS encoding OsmC family protein: MVQVVGFNGLDLDALRRIVDEISRNPSMVKQTSTWVARTRWLGGFRVKAYVRNFTVEFDEPDSLGGSGKAPKPTEYILAALGACLTIGFILNATKRGVRVNDLEIALEGDLNNVLVFLGLSNEGHPGYREIRVKAYINTDAPENIVKELWEYTVKTSPVGNTLTNTVNLITDVKVINEV, encoded by the coding sequence ATGGTTCAGGTGGTGGGGTTTAATGGGCTTGATTTGGATGCGTTGAGGAGGATTGTGGATGAGATATCTAGGAATCCATCCATGGTTAAGCAGACTAGTACTTGGGTGGCTAGGACTAGGTGGTTGGGTGGGTTTAGGGTTAAGGCTTATGTTAGGAACTTCACAGTGGAGTTTGATGAACCAGATTCCCTAGGTGGTTCAGGGAAGGCACCAAAACCTACTGAGTACATTCTAGCCGCATTGGGTGCTTGTTTAACCATAGGCTTTATACTTAATGCAACTAAGAGGGGTGTGAGGGTTAATGACTTGGAGATAGCCCTTGAGGGTGATTTAAACAATGTCCTAGTATTCCTAGGATTAAGTAATGAGGGTCATCCAGGGTATAGGGAGATAAGGGTTAAGGCCTACATAAACACAGACGCCCCAGAAAACATTGTGAAGGAGCTATGGGAATACACAGTGAAAACATCACCAGTAGGCAATACACTAACCAACACCGTTAACCTAATCACCGATGTAAAGGTAATCAATGAAGTGTAA
- a CDS encoding galactokinase translates to MIVSSAPGRVDLFNTHQDYKGLPVVPAAVDLRTTVEGELRMGDVIKVKSINMNEEVELRMSDELKVGQWSSYVLAALKALSMHGYFIGGAELTIRSSVPVGSGLASSAALLVSVVNWFNKAYGLGLSKRDIAELAYEAEHNVMGIPCGRLDQYSSSYGGLIILETRPPYRVEELGVKGLDFIVVDSGVRHSTMNVHTVRQRELREALSMLKESIPRSHWDKLNKPLDEIDWDWLAAAAKDYLNTLSDVHRRRLEFTILMNESTKKAIVELRKSKPDRRVLGEIMNEQHRLLRDLYEVSIPELEEIKRVLDLNGALGSKISGAGMGGSIVALAEDRKEAERILDSIKSKWRGWVVSIDQGVS, encoded by the coding sequence ATGATAGTTTCATCAGCCCCAGGCAGGGTGGATCTATTCAACACTCACCAGGACTATAAGGGGTTACCTGTGGTTCCAGCTGCAGTGGATCTAAGGACTACTGTTGAGGGGGAGTTGAGGATGGGTGATGTTATTAAGGTTAAGTCAATTAACATGAATGAGGAGGTTGAGTTAAGGATGAGTGATGAATTGAAGGTTGGGCAATGGAGCAGTTACGTATTAGCCGCATTGAAGGCTTTATCAATGCACGGTTACTTCATAGGTGGTGCCGAGTTAACAATAAGAAGCAGTGTACCCGTGGGTTCAGGGTTAGCCAGCAGTGCTGCATTACTGGTTTCAGTGGTGAACTGGTTCAATAAGGCTTACGGCTTAGGCTTATCTAAAAGGGATATTGCTGAATTGGCCTATGAGGCTGAGCACAATGTAATGGGCATACCCTGTGGTAGACTTGACCAATACTCCTCATCATATGGAGGCCTAATAATACTAGAGACTAGGCCACCCTACAGGGTTGAGGAACTGGGTGTTAAGGGCCTTGACTTCATTGTTGTTGACTCAGGGGTTAGGCATAGTACAATGAATGTGCACACGGTTAGGCAGAGGGAGCTTAGGGAGGCCCTCAGTATGCTTAAGGAGTCCATACCGAGGAGTCATTGGGATAAATTAAATAAGCCACTTGATGAGATTGATTGGGATTGGTTAGCCGCAGCGGCTAAGGATTACTTAAACACACTGAGTGACGTGCATAGGAGGAGACTTGAATTCACAATACTCATGAATGAGTCAACAAAGAAGGCTATAGTTGAGTTGAGGAAGAGTAAACCGGATAGGAGGGTTTTAGGTGAAATCATGAATGAGCAGCATAGGTTACTTAGGGACCTATATGAAGTCAGTATACCGGAGCTTGAGGAGATTAAGAGGGTCCTCGACCTCAATGGCGCATTAGGGTCTAAGATAAGTGGCGCAGGCATGGGGGGTTCAATAGTGGCCTTAGCTGAGGATAGGAAGGAGGCTGAGAGGATCCTTGACTCCATTAAAAGTAAGTGGAGGGGTTGGGTTGTATCAATTGATCAAGGCGTGTCATAA
- a CDS encoding translation initiation factor IF-2 subunit beta, whose translation MSVDPTYLKLLERAYKIVTPKVERRREIPKLSVEIEPRRTMIRNFKDIADRLNRDVTHMARFFIKELAVPGNVDSNGSLVIYAERTPRTLEAVYDRYIKLYVTCPVCGSIDTYLVKEDRIYVLVCTACGARTPRRA comes from the coding sequence ATGTCGGTTGATCCAACTTACCTTAAGCTACTTGAGAGGGCTTACAAGATAGTGACACCTAAGGTTGAGAGGAGGAGGGAGATACCTAAGCTTAGTGTTGAAATTGAACCCAGGAGGACTATGATTAGGAACTTTAAGGATATAGCCGATAGGTTGAATAGGGATGTTACGCATATGGCTAGGTTCTTCATTAAGGAATTAGCTGTACCAGGTAATGTTGACTCTAATGGATCCCTAGTAATCTATGCTGAACGCACTCCAAGAACCCTTGAGGCGGTTTACGATAGGTACATTAAACTTTACGTAACATGCCCGGTCTGCGGCTCCATAGATACATACCTTGTTAAAGAGGATAGAATATACGTACTTGTCTGCACAGCCTGTGGAGCCAGGACTCCTAGAAGGGCCTAG
- a CDS encoding sulfurtransferase TusA family protein, translated as MVELRRSSSGRYELDLRGYACPYPVLFTRKYFTQLSRGDEVEILIDNPLSCETVPAAVEELNGEVISIEPIGNGTYRIVARKQ; from the coding sequence ATGGTTGAGCTTCGGAGAAGTAGTAGTGGTAGGTATGAGCTAGATTTAAGAGGTTACGCATGTCCATACCCAGTATTATTCACTAGGAAGTATTTTACGCAATTAAGTAGAGGCGATGAGGTGGAAATACTTATAGATAATCCACTAAGCTGTGAAACAGTTCCAGCAGCCGTAGAGGAGCTTAATGGTGAAGTAATCAGTATTGAACCTATAGGTAATGGAACCTATAGAATAGTAGCCAGGAAGCAGTAA
- a CDS encoding TA0938 family protein: protein MIIEVNGRQVGTKETGCALCGATWGEYYDEVDGEKLFFCCDLCAKGFKNIINEIKRRTGWSRIDKLTMVGNYYKGRTGVAMHGNEQFKFYVKFNDDADITIFNEL, encoded by the coding sequence ATGATAATCGAGGTCAATGGTAGGCAAGTAGGTACTAAGGAGACTGGATGCGCGCTCTGCGGTGCCACTTGGGGTGAGTACTATGATGAGGTTGATGGAGAGAAACTCTTCTTCTGCTGTGACTTATGCGCAAAGGGCTTTAAGAATATTATTAATGAGATTAAGAGAAGGACAGGTTGGAGTAGGATTGATAAGTTAACCATGGTCGGCAACTACTATAAGGGTAGGACAGGTGTAGCAATGCATGGTAATGAGCAGTTTAAGTTTTACGTTAAGTTTAACGATGATGCAGACATAACTATATTCAATGAACTGTAA
- the pyk gene encoding pyruvate kinase: MVGKVKIMATIGPSSEKPEVAGKLIKLIDGARVNFSHGDLNTWVSRIELIRRINPSIPILGDLPGPGVRTGEMVDLPFSKGDSLTFKLANEGKGYVPVPVKEFFDIVDKGDVIIMDDGRIRLEVTGKGSNEVTVVALTNGIIRTHKSITIMNKDYPLPILGDRDKEAIKVAAKYNLEYLGLSHVRSVEDIESTREYLRSLNYSPMIIVKVETASAIRSIKDIACNADYVMVARGDLGMVFNLEEVPKIQEKIITAAHSCGKPVMVATQLLESMVNNPVPTRAEVVDIMTSVLQGVDSLLLTDETTMGNYPVEAVEWLRRIVSNYEDQVTPGFRADSSVFDERMRFALGVAELADSIGAKIVVFTKSGLTAVRLSRYRPRVQILAGTPSEAVFRRLKLLWGVESRVINDQDYDKGMVDTLNEYIKEGLIKHGDLVVLTYGLRPNVSEYEHVIKLIRA; the protein is encoded by the coding sequence ATGGTTGGTAAAGTTAAGATAATGGCCACAATTGGACCCTCATCAGAGAAGCCTGAGGTTGCTGGGAAACTAATTAAGTTAATTGATGGAGCAAGGGTTAACTTCTCCCACGGTGACTTAAACACCTGGGTAAGTAGGATTGAGTTAATTAGAAGAATTAACCCAAGCATCCCCATACTCGGTGACTTACCGGGACCAGGGGTAAGGACCGGTGAAATGGTTGACCTACCCTTCAGTAAGGGTGACTCCTTAACATTTAAACTGGCTAATGAGGGTAAGGGTTACGTACCAGTACCTGTTAAGGAGTTCTTCGATATTGTTGATAAGGGTGATGTAATAATAATGGATGATGGTAGGATAAGGCTTGAGGTGACTGGTAAAGGTAGTAATGAGGTTACTGTAGTTGCCTTAACAAACGGCATAATTAGGACGCATAAGTCAATAACAATTATGAATAAGGATTACCCACTCCCCATACTTGGTGATAGGGATAAGGAGGCCATTAAGGTTGCCGCCAAGTACAACCTAGAGTACCTTGGGTTAAGCCACGTTAGGAGTGTTGAGGATATTGAGAGCACTAGGGAGTATTTAAGGAGCCTTAATTATTCACCAATGATTATTGTTAAGGTTGAGACAGCCAGTGCCATAAGGAGTATAAAGGATATAGCCTGCAATGCGGATTACGTCATGGTGGCTAGGGGTGACTTAGGCATGGTGTTTAACCTAGAGGAGGTTCCTAAGATTCAGGAGAAGATAATTACAGCAGCCCACTCCTGCGGTAAACCGGTAATGGTGGCTACGCAGCTCCTTGAATCCATGGTTAATAACCCGGTACCCACCAGGGCGGAGGTTGTTGACATCATGACTAGTGTGCTTCAGGGTGTTGATTCACTTCTTCTAACCGATGAAACAACAATGGGTAATTACCCAGTTGAGGCTGTTGAGTGGCTTAGGAGGATAGTTAGTAATTACGAGGATCAAGTAACCCCAGGCTTTAGGGCTGATTCATCTGTTTTTGATGAGAGAATGAGGTTTGCCCTAGGGGTAGCTGAGTTAGCTGATAGCATAGGTGCTAAGATAGTCGTCTTCACTAAAAGCGGCTTAACAGCGGTTAGGCTTTCCAGATATAGGCCTAGGGTACAGATACTGGCTGGTACACCGAGTGAGGCAGTGTTCCGTAGGCTTAAGTTGCTTTGGGGTGTTGAGTCTAGGGTCATTAATGACCAAGACTACGATAAGGGTATGGTGGATACCTTAAACGAATACATTAAGGAGGGTTTAATAAAGCACGGTGACTTAGTGGTATTAACCTACGGCCTTAGACCAAATGTAAGCGAGTATGAGCATGTGATTAAGTTAATTAGGGCCTAA
- a CDS encoding metal-dependent transcriptional regulator → MVDLGEVTVKELEYLRAINGEGSPISITSLSRKLGRSASSVYEEINHLASKGFVTKNPDGVCLTSDGKLLLELVDNSHRIIETWLVSLGFSVEEACRLASKMETTMPIEVLRKLYENMGKPSSCPHGKPITFEDTALRAVNTHN, encoded by the coding sequence ATGGTTGACCTAGGGGAGGTTACCGTGAAGGAGCTTGAGTATTTAAGGGCAATTAATGGTGAGGGTTCACCAATATCAATAACATCATTATCAAGGAAGTTAGGTAGATCAGCCTCAAGCGTCTATGAGGAGATTAACCACTTAGCCTCAAAGGGCTTCGTAACTAAGAACCCTGATGGAGTCTGCCTAACAAGTGACGGTAAGCTGCTCCTTGAGTTGGTTGATAATAGTCACAGGATAATTGAAACCTGGCTTGTTAGCCTAGGCTTCAGTGTTGAGGAGGCTTGCAGGCTTGCGTCTAAAATGGAGACAACAATGCCTATTGAAGTCCTCAGGAAGCTTTACGAGAACATGGGTAAGCCAAGCTCCTGCCCACATGGTAAACCCATAACCTTCGAGGACACGGCATTAAGGGCGGTGAATACCCATAATTAA
- a CDS encoding C2H2 type zinc finger domain-containing protein, translating to MPLCPICRVRFNDWSDVAAHFNEMTKVNDAAHVMWLNRNISSRELSIDELSVRLRDLFRIGNGLGSWIRDIFIKRFYGDNPHPFMVAMQKPNRAVLLGYVLEHQHFLRNWVRVLATIVAKTDKDDVVRYELENMSVEFLGYRNRPSHYELLIRMGESLGMSRAEILSTPPLKATLDSINVWRRIANERTWVETMAAMHSLELAADKSLRKYGARMHYFNEAILSSPEYPDAVKEFLREGYEADEHHAGEALELVEKYAGEMNLIEEVQVTVLESLDALHNYLWARLQRAMMIDPGLIKVITQ from the coding sequence ATGCCATTATGCCCCATCTGTAGGGTTAGGTTTAATGATTGGAGTGATGTTGCAGCTCATTTTAACGAAATGACTAAAGTTAATGATGCAGCTCATGTGATGTGGTTGAATAGGAATATTTCATCTAGGGAATTAAGCATTGATGAGTTAAGCGTTAGGTTAAGGGACTTATTCAGGATTGGTAATGGACTTGGTTCATGGATTAGGGATATTTTCATCAAAAGATTCTACGGCGATAATCCTCACCCCTTCATGGTAGCTATGCAGAAGCCTAATAGGGCAGTGCTCCTGGGCTACGTATTGGAGCATCAACACTTCCTTAGAAATTGGGTTAGGGTCCTAGCTACCATAGTGGCTAAGACTGATAAGGATGATGTGGTTAGGTATGAGCTTGAGAATATGTCTGTGGAATTCCTCGGTTACCGCAATAGGCCATCACACTACGAGCTGCTTATTAGAATGGGTGAATCCCTAGGCATGAGCAGGGCTGAAATACTATCCACACCACCATTGAAGGCAACATTGGATTCCATTAACGTATGGCGTAGAATAGCCAACGAGAGGACGTGGGTTGAAACCATGGCTGCAATGCATAGTCTTGAGCTTGCCGCGGATAAGAGTCTACGTAAGTATGGGGCTAGGATGCATTACTTCAATGAGGCGATACTATCATCCCCAGAGTACCCTGATGCTGTTAAGGAGTTCCTTAGGGAGGGTTATGAGGCTGATGAACATCACGCTGGCGAGGCATTGGAGCTGGTTGAGAAGTATGCTGGTGAAATGAACCTTATTGAGGAGGTTCAAGTAACAGTGCTTGAATCCCTTGATGCACTGCATAATTACCTATGGGCCCGTTTACAGAGGGCTATGATGATTGATCCTGGGCTTATTAAGGTGATTACGCAATGA
- a CDS encoding thioredoxin domain-containing protein, translating into MNEEVRCLRGSASPYITDALSSPVKWWGWCSEAFEKARHEGKPILIDVGAGWCHWCHVMDEETYSDPEVAELLNNYFIPIKVDRDEKPDVDRRLQEIAMLISGQGGWPLTVILTPNGDPLYAATYLPPRDKAGLPGMVKVLNATLNALRFKSSEVAEAVRQVREALSQEESATPSEPSWDSLESVINDIVSLHDDEYGGFGTMPKFPQPTFHTLLLHMGYHGDEHLVKLVTYTLRRMYYGGVYDQLGGGFHRYSVDREWLIPHFEKLLIDNAELLANYAEAYAVTGDVDLRNAAMGITSYLTSELWNPEGGFYASQDADVDPSDEGGYYRWSIDELRSLLSNEEFELIYRYLGVYRFKDSGEKAVLHVAMSLTEAARLAGIEPNRAEEVLRSAISKLRQARSKRPKPRIDRTVYTNWSSAAALALMEYHDYVNPGTLSYAVKTVDYIMSKLYINGELRRGFRSGPLYMGSLDDYAYTLIASIQAFSHTGEVKYLSFARELAEGLINNFEAKDGGFYDTKLSNDSPIGMRVKPIFDTPNWSPNALAIMGLQDMARLGLIKGDSLDKAVKSLYPLATRYGRSAASYFITLWRYLAEPPKVIIIGDSRDDEAFLSLWKIALSTFRPGKLVIPLTRDYVNEFTGDQTISYMVREQRRLSRPLAFVCAYTACSMPIEKPESLRQVIETFMVNRYMNR; encoded by the coding sequence ATGAATGAGGAGGTAAGGTGCCTTAGAGGTAGTGCTTCACCATACATTACGGATGCCTTAAGTAGCCCAGTTAAATGGTGGGGTTGGTGCAGTGAAGCCTTTGAGAAGGCTAGGCATGAGGGTAAGCCCATATTGATTGATGTAGGTGCTGGTTGGTGCCACTGGTGTCACGTTATGGATGAGGAAACATACTCTGATCCTGAGGTTGCGGAGTTGCTTAATAACTACTTCATACCAATTAAGGTTGATAGAGATGAGAAACCTGATGTGGATAGGAGGCTTCAGGAAATCGCCATGCTCATCAGTGGTCAGGGTGGTTGGCCATTAACAGTGATACTGACGCCAAACGGCGATCCACTATACGCAGCCACATACCTACCACCAAGGGATAAGGCTGGGCTTCCCGGAATGGTTAAGGTGCTTAATGCCACCCTTAATGCACTTAGGTTTAAGTCCAGTGAAGTTGCTGAAGCTGTTAGGCAGGTTAGGGAGGCATTGAGTCAAGAGGAGTCAGCAACACCCAGTGAACCCTCATGGGATTCCCTGGAGTCTGTGATTAATGATATAGTGAGTCTTCATGATGATGAATACGGCGGCTTTGGCACCATGCCCAAGTTCCCGCAGCCCACTTTCCACACACTACTACTGCATATGGGTTACCACGGTGATGAACACCTAGTGAAACTGGTTACATACACTTTGAGGAGAATGTACTATGGGGGTGTTTATGATCAACTTGGTGGTGGATTCCATAGGTACTCAGTGGATAGGGAATGGCTTATACCTCATTTCGAGAAGCTACTGATTGATAACGCAGAGTTACTGGCTAACTACGCTGAGGCATACGCGGTAACTGGTGATGTTGATTTAAGAAATGCAGCCATGGGCATCACCAGTTACTTAACGAGTGAGCTTTGGAACCCGGAGGGCGGCTTCTATGCAAGCCAGGACGCGGACGTGGACCCAAGTGACGAAGGTGGCTACTATAGGTGGAGTATTGATGAATTACGCAGTTTATTGAGTAACGAGGAGTTTGAACTTATCTACAGATACCTTGGAGTCTATAGATTTAAGGATAGTGGGGAGAAGGCCGTGCTCCATGTGGCCATGAGCCTTACTGAAGCGGCGAGACTCGCCGGTATAGAGCCTAACAGAGCTGAGGAGGTTTTGAGGAGCGCCATCAGTAAGTTGCGGCAGGCCAGGAGTAAAAGGCCTAAGCCTAGGATTGATAGGACAGTATACACTAATTGGTCCTCTGCAGCAGCTCTGGCACTGATGGAGTATCACGATTACGTAAATCCAGGAACGCTAAGTTACGCAGTGAAGACCGTAGATTACATAATGAGTAAGCTTTACATTAATGGTGAGTTACGTAGAGGCTTCAGGTCCGGGCCCCTTTACATGGGGAGTCTGGACGACTACGCATACACCTTAATAGCATCAATACAGGCCTTTAGCCACACGGGTGAGGTTAAGTACTTATCCTTCGCAAGGGAATTAGCCGAGGGTTTAATAAATAACTTCGAGGCAAAGGATGGGGGATTCTACGACACTAAGCTGTCTAATGATTCACCAATAGGTATGAGGGTTAAGCCAATATTCGATACACCTAACTGGAGCCCCAACGCCCTAGCCATAATGGGATTACAGGATATGGCGAGGTTAGGGCTGATTAAGGGTGATTCCTTGGATAAGGCTGTAAAGTCACTATACCCATTGGCAACCAGGTACGGTAGATCAGCAGCATCCTACTTCATAACCCTATGGAGGTATTTAGCTGAACCACCGAAGGTTATTATTATTGGCGACTCTAGGGATGATGAGGCATTCCTAAGCCTATGGAAGATAGCCTTATCAACATTCAGACCCGGTAAACTAGTAATACCGTTAACAAGGGATTATGTTAACGAGTTTACAGGTGACCAAACTATCAGTTACATGGTTCGGGAGCAGAGAAGGTTAAGTAGGCCACTGGCCTTTGTATGCGCATACACGGCATGCTCCATGCCAATAGAGAAACCGGAATCGCTAAGGCAAGTTATAGAGACATTCATGGTTAATAGGTATATGAACCGGTAA